The following are from one region of the Sandaracinus amylolyticus genome:
- a CDS encoding homocysteine S-methyltransferase family protein: MSFILLDGPVGTELARRAVATPAPMWSAHAIEGAPDVLAAIHRDYAHAGATIHTAATFRTTPRASGPGWERLARRAVEITRASIDPGHRVAGSIAPLEDCYRPDLSPSDPRAEHRALARALAGAGADLLLCETFPHVGEALIAVEEAVATGLPTWLALTAGPSADLLTPAQIAEGAREAVRRGAQAVLVDCVPADRTLEYVDAIARLALGVPFGAYANAGREEDGIGWSSNDRAAAQRYLAHARRWLDAGATIVGGCCGTSVVHIAALAAERDR, translated from the coding sequence GTGTCGTTCATCCTGCTCGACGGCCCGGTCGGGACCGAGCTCGCGCGCCGCGCCGTCGCGACCCCCGCGCCGATGTGGAGCGCACATGCGATCGAGGGTGCGCCCGACGTGCTCGCCGCGATCCACCGCGACTACGCGCACGCGGGCGCGACGATCCACACGGCCGCGACGTTCCGCACCACGCCGCGCGCGTCGGGCCCGGGATGGGAGCGCCTCGCGCGCCGTGCCGTCGAGATCACGCGCGCTTCGATCGATCCCGGGCACCGCGTCGCGGGATCGATCGCGCCGCTCGAGGACTGCTATCGCCCCGATCTCAGCCCTTCCGATCCGCGCGCCGAGCACCGCGCGCTCGCGCGTGCGCTCGCCGGTGCCGGCGCCGACCTGCTGCTGTGCGAGACGTTCCCGCACGTCGGCGAGGCGCTGATCGCGGTGGAGGAAGCGGTCGCGACCGGCCTGCCCACCTGGCTCGCGCTGACCGCGGGCCCGAGCGCGGACCTGCTCACGCCCGCGCAGATCGCCGAGGGCGCGCGCGAAGCGGTGCGCCGCGGCGCGCAGGCGGTGCTCGTCGACTGCGTGCCCGCGGATCGCACGCTGGAGTACGTCGACGCGATCGCGCGGCTCGCTCTCGGCGTGCCCTTCGGCGCCTACGCGAACGCCGGGCGCGAAGAAGACGGAATCGGTTGGAGCTCCAACGATCGCGCAGCGGCACAGCGCTACCTCGCGCACGCGCGACGCTGGCTCGATGCGGGCGCGACGATCGTCGGCGGCTGTTGCGGCACCAGCGTCGTGCACATCGCCGCGCTGGCCGCGGAGCGGGATCGATGA
- a CDS encoding tRNA-uridine aminocarboxypropyltransferase, with translation MSAIRSRRIPRCTTCGLPDALCLCAELPPPLAVDTRVVLVVHRKEILKPTNTGRLAVRMLDGASIVVRGDREPERAPLVLDTRRLVLFPAPGARVLDASDRGCALIVPDGSWSQARKVLRRDELAEGAEPVVLPPNDPTRYGLRRNPREGGLCTIEAIARAVGVLESPEIEARMLDVLDTFVARHRDVRRPPPLRAAFP, from the coding sequence ATGAGCGCGATCCGAAGCCGCCGCATCCCGCGCTGCACGACCTGCGGGCTGCCCGACGCGCTCTGCCTCTGCGCCGAGCTCCCGCCGCCGCTCGCGGTCGACACCCGCGTCGTGCTCGTCGTGCACCGCAAGGAGATCCTCAAGCCGACCAACACCGGTCGGCTCGCGGTGCGCATGCTCGACGGCGCGTCGATCGTGGTGCGCGGCGATCGCGAGCCCGAGCGCGCACCGCTCGTGCTCGACACGCGGCGACTCGTGCTCTTCCCCGCGCCCGGCGCGCGCGTGCTCGACGCATCGGATCGCGGCTGCGCGTTGATCGTGCCCGACGGGAGCTGGAGCCAAGCGCGGAAGGTGCTGCGCCGCGACGAGCTCGCCGAGGGCGCCGAGCCCGTGGTGCTCCCGCCGAACGATCCGACGCGCTACGGCCTGCGCCGCAATCCGCGCGAGGGCGGGCTCTGCACGATCGAGGCGATCGCACGCGCGGTCGGCGTGCTCGAGTCACCCGAGATCGAGGCGCGCATGCTCGACGTGCTCGACACGTTCGTCGCGCGCCATCGCGACGTGCGCCGCCCGCCGCCGCTCAGAGCAGCGTTCCCCTGA
- the mgtE gene encoding magnesium transporter, with protein MSESTTALDLLDAWALLTPEERAEGFRVMSRDEQDDFFLSLQTEDQAELFRAVRPGERRLWARLLAPDDVADLAQYLEGDPLREELISLLDEATHNEVSALLAYEEDEAGGLMSPRFARLRPDSTIDQALFYLRRQARSKEHALETLHYAYVLDGEQRLLGVLSFRDVFAARENARVGDVMTRDLVTVPESMDQEEVARVIAEHDLGAVPVVDEEGRMKGIITVDDIVDVVQQEATEDIQKLGGQEALEQRYMQTSLPGLVKKRAGWLAVLFLGETLTTTAMGAYEEEIASAVVLALFVPLIISSGGNSGSQASTLIIRAMALGEVGMRDWWRIAHRELLAGIALGSILAVIGVVRVAIGEALFGTYGEHWLLIGLTVGISLLGVVVCGTIAGSMLPFVIRLMRADPASASAPFVATLVDLAGLVVYFNVAQWLLRGTLL; from the coding sequence ATGTCCGAGAGCACGACCGCGCTGGACCTGCTCGACGCGTGGGCCCTGCTGACGCCGGAGGAGCGCGCGGAGGGCTTCCGCGTGATGTCGCGCGACGAGCAGGACGACTTCTTCCTCTCGCTGCAGACCGAAGATCAGGCGGAGCTCTTCCGCGCGGTGCGGCCCGGCGAGCGGCGCTTGTGGGCGCGCTTGCTCGCGCCCGACGACGTCGCCGATCTCGCGCAGTACCTCGAGGGCGATCCGCTGCGCGAGGAGCTGATCTCGCTGCTCGACGAGGCGACGCACAACGAGGTGAGCGCGCTGCTCGCGTACGAGGAGGACGAGGCCGGTGGTCTGATGAGCCCGCGCTTCGCGCGGCTGCGCCCGGACTCGACGATCGATCAGGCGCTCTTCTATCTGCGCAGACAGGCGCGCTCGAAGGAGCACGCGCTCGAGACGCTGCACTACGCGTACGTGCTCGACGGAGAGCAGCGCCTGCTCGGCGTGCTCTCGTTCCGCGACGTGTTCGCGGCGCGCGAGAACGCGAGGGTCGGCGACGTGATGACGCGCGACCTCGTGACGGTGCCGGAGTCGATGGACCAGGAGGAGGTCGCGCGCGTGATCGCGGAGCACGATCTCGGCGCGGTGCCGGTCGTCGACGAAGAAGGGCGGATGAAGGGCATCATCACGGTCGACGACATCGTCGACGTCGTGCAGCAGGAGGCGACCGAGGACATCCAGAAGCTCGGTGGTCAGGAGGCGCTCGAGCAGCGCTACATGCAGACGAGCCTGCCCGGGCTGGTGAAGAAGCGCGCGGGATGGCTCGCGGTGCTCTTCCTCGGCGAGACGCTCACCACGACCGCGATGGGCGCGTACGAGGAGGAGATCGCGAGCGCGGTGGTGCTCGCGCTCTTCGTGCCGCTGATCATCTCGAGCGGCGGCAATTCGGGATCGCAGGCGAGCACGCTGATCATCCGCGCGATGGCGCTCGGTGAGGTCGGCATGCGCGACTGGTGGCGCATCGCGCACCGCGAGCTGCTCGCGGGGATCGCGCTGGGGTCGATCCTCGCGGTGATCGGCGTCGTGCGCGTCGCGATCGGCGAAGCGCTCTTCGGGACGTACGGAGAGCACTGGCTGCTCATCGGGCTGACGGTCGGGATCAGCCTGCTGGGCGTGGTGGTGTGCGGGACGATCGCGGGATCGATGTTGCCCTTCGTGATCCGACTGATGCGCGCGGATCCCGCGAGCGCATCGGCGCCCTTCGTCGCGACGCTCGTCGATCTGGCGGGGCTCGTCGTCTACTTCAACGTCGCCCAGTGGCTGCTCAGGGGAACGCTGCTCTGA
- a CDS encoding TRAP transporter TatT component family protein gives MNQRSSSQPRLARSLGILIALVAVPASLPLFGCDTGVFAANTTIGVMRRASPGVQRMRDPEILETAFPASIQQMEGLLEIKPDDAVLRAMLGRSYASFGYGFIEDDYEVAQLSDDASEEEIEHLRERASQAYLRGREVAIGGLDLARPEGGGLLAQQSQGLEAFTAHVNRFDNRENHAPLLFWAAYNWVRWISLHRDDMGAIADLSYVTALAERAYELDQSYMDYGPVALRAGLMAAAPPQLGGRPQDARVELERAIQLTERKNLLYLVTMAQLVAIPLQDRALFESMLNEVVAFDVDSFPDQRIPNLLAQRRARRLLAQIDDLVPPPIEGEGEGEGEASEPSASVDAAGSPSST, from the coding sequence ATGAACCAACGCAGCTCTTCTCAACCGCGCCTCGCTCGCTCGCTCGGGATCCTCATCGCGCTGGTCGCGGTGCCCGCGAGCCTTCCCCTCTTCGGATGTGACACCGGAGTGTTCGCGGCGAACACGACGATCGGCGTGATGCGCCGCGCCTCGCCGGGCGTGCAGCGCATGCGCGACCCCGAGATCCTCGAGACCGCGTTCCCCGCGTCGATCCAGCAGATGGAAGGTCTGCTCGAGATCAAGCCCGACGACGCCGTGCTGCGCGCGATGCTCGGCCGCAGCTACGCGAGCTTCGGGTACGGGTTCATCGAGGACGACTACGAGGTCGCGCAGCTGAGCGACGACGCGTCGGAAGAAGAGATCGAGCACCTGCGCGAGCGCGCGTCGCAGGCGTACCTGCGTGGTCGCGAGGTCGCGATCGGCGGCCTCGACCTCGCGCGTCCCGAGGGCGGCGGTCTGCTCGCGCAGCAGAGCCAGGGTCTCGAGGCGTTCACCGCGCACGTCAACCGCTTCGACAACCGCGAGAACCACGCGCCGCTGCTCTTCTGGGCCGCCTACAACTGGGTGCGCTGGATCAGCCTGCACCGCGACGACATGGGCGCGATCGCAGACCTCTCGTACGTGACCGCGCTCGCGGAGCGCGCGTACGAGCTCGACCAGAGCTACATGGACTACGGCCCGGTCGCGCTGCGCGCCGGCCTGATGGCGGCGGCGCCCCCGCAGCTCGGTGGTCGTCCCCAGGACGCGCGCGTCGAGCTCGAGCGCGCGATCCAGCTCACCGAGCGCAAGAACCTGCTCTACCTCGTGACGATGGCGCAGCTCGTCGCGATCCCGCTCCAGGATCGCGCGCTCTTCGAGTCGATGTTGAACGAAGTGGTGGCCTTCGACGTCGATTCGTTCCCCGACCAGCGGATCCCGAACCTGCTCGCGCAGCGCCGCGCCCGTCGTCTGCTCGCGCAGATCGACGACCTCGTGCCCCCGCCGATCGAAGGCGAAGGGGAAGGCGAGGGCGAGGCTTCGGAGCCGAGCGCGTCGGTCGACGCGGCTGGGTCTCCTTCTTCCACCTGA
- the dctP gene encoding TRAP transporter substrate-binding protein DctP, producing MKIHQKLALFLLAAFALFAIDASPMSAQEAAGTAAATRTISLATLAPPGSTWMRVFDAWNRELRRRSERGLQFRIYGGGVQGDEAEVIRKIRSGRLDAASVTAVGLAQIHRPALVFQMPGILRNYEQLDRAREALAPDMDAGFTSAGFKMLGWADVGQSRIFSTAPVRVPADMATRHPWVWRDDLVLPTFYQVIRSNPVPLQVPEVLGAIQTGRVDTAITPPVPCVALQWCSRLTHMTDMPMTIVLGGTVIGGRQWAELTPDQQTILTETATQFHQLARRNLRRDEQQALTEIRSRGATVIEVTPAQQQEWLNLGAQIRTRLVGQIADQALVDRVAAFGR from the coding sequence ATGAAGATCCATCAGAAGCTCGCGCTGTTCCTGCTCGCGGCGTTCGCGCTCTTCGCGATCGACGCGAGCCCGATGAGCGCCCAAGAGGCGGCGGGCACCGCGGCGGCGACGCGCACGATCTCGCTCGCCACGCTGGCGCCGCCGGGCTCGACCTGGATGCGCGTGTTCGACGCGTGGAACCGCGAGCTGCGTCGCCGCAGTGAGCGCGGCCTGCAGTTCCGCATCTACGGCGGCGGCGTGCAGGGCGACGAGGCCGAGGTCATCCGCAAGATCCGCTCGGGCCGTCTCGACGCGGCGTCGGTGACCGCGGTCGGTCTCGCCCAGATCCATCGTCCGGCGCTCGTGTTCCAGATGCCCGGCATCCTGCGCAACTACGAGCAGCTCGATCGCGCGCGCGAGGCGCTCGCGCCCGACATGGACGCGGGGTTCACCAGCGCGGGCTTCAAGATGCTGGGCTGGGCCGACGTCGGTCAGTCGCGCATCTTCTCGACGGCGCCGGTGCGCGTGCCCGCCGACATGGCGACGCGTCACCCGTGGGTCTGGCGTGACGACCTCGTGCTGCCGACCTTCTACCAGGTCATCCGCAGCAACCCGGTGCCGCTCCAGGTGCCGGAGGTGCTCGGTGCGATCCAGACGGGCCGCGTCGACACCGCGATCACCCCGCCGGTCCCCTGTGTCGCGCTGCAGTGGTGCTCGCGCCTCACGCACATGACCGACATGCCGATGACGATCGTGCTCGGCGGCACCGTGATCGGTGGGCGCCAGTGGGCGGAGCTCACGCCGGATCAGCAGACGATCCTCACCGAGACCGCGACGCAGTTCCACCAGCTTGCGCGCCGCAACCTGCGCCGCGACGAGCAGCAGGCGCTCACCGAGATCCGCTCGCGCGGCGCGACGGTCATCGAGGTGACGCCGGCGCAGCAGCAGGAGTGGCTCAACCTCGGCGCGCAGATCCGCACCCGCCTCGTGGGCCAGATCGCGGACCAGGCGCTCGTCGATCGCGTGGCCGCCTTCGGTCGCTGA
- a CDS encoding ester cyclase: MRVSQITIERFRGDRIVAHWRLTDELALMRQLGVIA; encoded by the coding sequence ATCCGCGTCTCGCAGATCACGATCGAGCGGTTCCGCGGCGACCGCATCGTCGCGCACTGGCGCCTCACCGACGAGCTCGCGCTGATGCGCCAGCTCGGTGTGATCGCTTGA
- a CDS encoding LysR family substrate-binding domain-containing protein — MRSPRNRSIVICETRIARPVGAMPKKSPRWVRELRSPDQPDAIREGRVELGIACLPVEGELESRVLATESLVVALPSRHRLAKKARVEVAELRDERFVIVRPDVEPAWAGAVSRALAKHGVGGAIAQETDTKIAMLGLVAAGLGVSVVSSSMRVLERRGVVMRPVIGVGVRLRIGVIARRERSARAQAFVDAL; from the coding sequence ATGCGGTCGCCGCGGAACCGCTCGATCGTGATCTGCGAGACGCGGATCGCGCGGCCGGTCGGTGCGATGCCGAAGAAGTCGCCGCGGTGGGTGCGCGAGCTGCGCAGCCCCGATCAGCCGGACGCGATCCGCGAGGGGCGGGTCGAGCTGGGCATCGCGTGCCTGCCAGTCGAAGGCGAGCTCGAGTCGCGGGTGCTGGCGACCGAGTCGCTGGTGGTCGCGCTCCCGTCGCGGCATCGCCTCGCGAAGAAGGCGCGGGTCGAGGTCGCCGAGCTGAGGGACGAGCGTTTCGTGATCGTGCGGCCCGACGTGGAGCCGGCGTGGGCGGGCGCGGTGTCGCGCGCGCTCGCGAAGCACGGCGTGGGCGGCGCGATCGCCCAGGAGACCGACACCAAGATCGCGATGCTCGGCCTCGTCGCCGCGGGCCTCGGCGTGTCGGTGGTCTCGAGCAGCATGCGCGTGCTCGAGCGACGGGGCGTGGTGATGCGCCCGGTGATCGGCGTCGGCGTGCGGCTGCGGATCGGAGTGATCGCGCGACGCGAACGATCGGCGCGGGCGCAGGCGTTCGTGGACGCGCTCTAG
- a CDS encoding GlxA family transcriptional regulator translates to MQIAVLALEGTFDVGLASLLDTLTTASDLARARGADAPRFEPKLVGVRRRVTTHQGLRVPVSPPPRTAPDVVVVPGLGCTVPDAMRERLERRDVAEAVALIRRWSAQGTKVSAACTGTFVLARSGLLDGHRATTTWWMAPLFRELFPRVELDESQMVVDSRGRVTAGAAFAHVDLALWWIRRKSPTLAAQAARYLVVDARPSQAPFVIPDQLTHEDPLVERFEVWARRRLADRFSLAAAARAVATSERTLSRRVRAVLGRTPLGYVQDLRVERAVHLMKTTSHDVEAIAREVGYSDGVTLRTLLRRRLGRGVRELRAR, encoded by the coding sequence ATGCAGATCGCGGTGCTCGCGCTCGAGGGGACGTTCGACGTCGGGCTGGCGTCTCTGCTCGACACGCTCACCACCGCATCCGATCTCGCACGGGCGCGCGGGGCGGACGCGCCTCGCTTCGAGCCGAAGCTCGTCGGCGTGCGCCGGCGCGTGACGACGCACCAGGGCCTCCGCGTCCCGGTCTCGCCGCCTCCGCGCACCGCGCCCGACGTCGTCGTCGTGCCCGGGCTCGGCTGCACCGTGCCCGATGCGATGCGCGAGCGGCTCGAGCGCCGCGACGTGGCCGAGGCGGTCGCGCTGATCCGACGCTGGAGCGCCCAGGGCACGAAGGTGTCCGCGGCGTGCACCGGCACGTTCGTGCTCGCGCGCAGCGGACTGCTCGACGGACACCGCGCGACGACGACGTGGTGGATGGCGCCGCTCTTCCGCGAGCTCTTCCCGCGCGTCGAGCTCGACGAGTCGCAGATGGTCGTCGACTCGCGCGGGCGGGTGACGGCGGGCGCCGCGTTCGCGCACGTCGATCTCGCGCTGTGGTGGATCCGGAGGAAGAGCCCGACGCTCGCGGCGCAGGCGGCGCGGTACCTGGTCGTCGACGCGCGCCCTTCGCAGGCGCCGTTCGTGATCCCCGATCAGCTCACGCACGAAGATCCGCTGGTCGAGCGCTTCGAGGTGTGGGCGCGACGTCGTCTCGCCGATCGCTTCTCGCTCGCGGCGGCGGCGCGCGCGGTGGCGACGAGCGAGCGCACGCTCTCGCGCCGCGTGCGCGCGGTGCTGGGCCGGACGCCGCTCGGCTACGTGCAGGACCTGCGCGTCGAGCGCGCGGTGCACCTGATGAAGACGACGTCGCACGACGTCGAGGCGATCGCGCGGGAAGTGGGCTACAGCGACGGAGTCACGCTGCGGACCCTGCTGCGACGGCGGCTGGGCCGCGGCGTGCGCGAGCTGCGCGCGCGCTAG
- a CDS encoding putative quinol monooxygenase → MVKVGLWVRLEAAAGKAAEVEAFLKSAQPLAVEEAGTAAWFAVKLGPSTFAIFDVFADERGRDAHIGGRIADALRAKAPQLLAAPPVIEKHDVLAAKLG, encoded by the coding sequence ATGGTGAAGGTCGGTCTGTGGGTGCGGCTCGAGGCGGCGGCGGGGAAGGCGGCGGAGGTCGAGGCGTTCCTGAAGAGCGCACAGCCGCTCGCGGTCGAGGAGGCGGGCACCGCGGCGTGGTTCGCGGTGAAGCTCGGCCCCTCGACGTTCGCGATCTTCGACGTGTTCGCCGACGAGCGCGGCCGTGATGCGCACATCGGGGGCCGGATCGCCGACGCGCTGCGGGCGAAGGCGCCTCAGCTGCTCGCCGCTCCGCCGGTGATCGAGAAGCACGACGTGCTCGCGGCGAAGCTCGGCTGA